One Staphylococcus ratti DNA segment encodes these proteins:
- a CDS encoding DUF3899 domain-containing protein, producing the protein MLRLSHRTWVYIIITPLFTIISWILSNPTWSHFINLFFTFSIIFAILLFTLLIIQEGILDVTSFGFRRFKYQMMRKKDKGRYESDEFFNPKNPKQSKYVVQSWIKPALLVHVFYIVLSFLLAFTVR; encoded by the coding sequence ATGTTACGTTTATCTCATCGGACTTGGGTTTATATCATTATTACGCCTTTATTCACAATCATTTCATGGATATTGAGCAATCCTACTTGGAGTCATTTTATTAACTTGTTTTTTACTTTTTCTATTATTTTTGCGATTTTATTATTTACTTTGTTGATTATTCAAGAAGGTATATTAGATGTTACAAGCTTTGGTTTCCGACGCTTTAAGTATCAAATGATGCGCAAAAAAGATAAAGGCCGGTACGAATCTGACGAATTTTTTAATCCTAAAAATCCTAAGCAGTCTAAGTACGTTGTTCAATCTTGGATTAAACCTGCTTTACTTGTCCACGTTTTTTATATCGTACTTTCATTTTTGCTCGCTTTTACCGTTCGTTAG
- the fabF gene encoding beta-ketoacyl-ACP synthase II — MTKKQRVVVTGVGALSPIGNDVPTMWENALKGVNGIDKITRIDTEPYNVHIGGELKDFNIEEHIPKKEARKMSRFTQYAVVAAREALKDSGLTIDESNADRVGVWIGSGIGGMETFEEAYDLLKKKGPRRVSPFFVPMLIPDMATGQVSIDLGAKGPNGATVTACATATNSIGEAFKFIERGDADAMIAGGTEAPITHMAIAGFSASRALSTNDDIETACRPFQEGRDGFVMGEGAGILILESLESAKARGAKIYAEVVGYGSTGDAHHITAPGPDGEGGSRAMEAAIKDAGIEPSDIQYLNAHGTSTPVGDLFEIKAIKNTFGQAANQLKISSTKSMTGHLLGATGGVEAIFSVLSIRDKKIAPTIHAESNDPEIDLDITPNQAVDCDINYAMSNSLGFGGHNAVLIFKKYE, encoded by the coding sequence ATGACTAAAAAACAACGTGTCGTAGTTACAGGTGTAGGGGCTTTATCGCCAATTGGAAATGATGTGCCTACGATGTGGGAAAATGCATTAAAAGGCGTAAACGGTATTGATAAAATTACACGTATTGATACGGAGCCCTATAATGTTCATATAGGTGGAGAATTAAAAGATTTTAATATAGAAGAACATATTCCAAAAAAAGAAGCGCGAAAAATGTCACGCTTTACACAGTATGCCGTTGTCGCTGCGAGAGAAGCGTTAAAAGATTCAGGATTAACAATTGATGAGTCAAATGCTGATAGAGTCGGAGTATGGATCGGTTCAGGTATTGGTGGTATGGAAACATTTGAGGAAGCTTATGATTTACTTAAGAAAAAAGGCCCACGCCGTGTGAGCCCTTTCTTTGTTCCAATGTTAATTCCAGATATGGCAACTGGACAAGTCTCAATCGATCTCGGTGCCAAAGGTCCTAACGGTGCGACTGTAACGGCTTGTGCGACGGCGACAAACTCTATCGGTGAAGCATTTAAATTCATCGAACGTGGTGACGCGGATGCTATGATTGCTGGGGGTACTGAAGCGCCAATTACGCATATGGCTATCGCTGGATTTAGTGCGAGTCGTGCATTATCTACAAATGATGATATTGAAACAGCGTGTCGTCCTTTCCAAGAGGGACGTGATGGTTTCGTAATGGGAGAAGGCGCGGGTATTCTTATCCTTGAATCACTTGAGTCAGCGAAAGCACGTGGTGCAAAAATTTATGCTGAAGTTGTAGGATATGGTTCAACAGGAGATGCGCACCATATTACAGCGCCAGGACCAGATGGCGAAGGTGGTTCACGCGCAATGGAAGCGGCCATTAAAGATGCCGGTATTGAACCAAGTGATATTCAATATTTAAATGCCCATGGAACGAGTACACCTGTAGGAGACTTGTTTGAAATTAAAGCCATTAAAAATACATTCGGCCAAGCAGCAAATCAGTTGAAAATCAGTTCGACAAAATCTATGACAGGCCATTTACTTGGTGCAACAGGCGGTGTTGAAGCGATTTTCTCTGTATTATCTATTAGAGATAAAAAGATTGCGCCAACGATTCATGCTGAATCTAATGATCCTGAAATAGATTTAGATATTACGCCAAACCAAGCAGTAGATTGTGACATCAATTATGCTATGAGTAACAGTTTAGGTTTTGGTGGTCATAATGCAGTATTAATATTTAAAAAATACGAATAA
- the opp3b gene encoding oligopeptide ABC transporter permease encodes MLRYTLKRLFYMIISLFIIITITFFLMKLMPGSPFNDEKLSEEQKTILNEKYGLNDPLPIQYGNYIANVVKGDFGNSFQYDNQPVWDLIKPRLVPSFQMGLFSMTIGVILGVILGVVAATRQNTWVDYLATFISVIAISVPSFVLAVLLQYVFAVRLQWFPVAGWEGISTAILPSLALSAVVVATVARYIRAEMIEVLSSDYILLARAKGNSTQRVLFGHALRNALIPVITILVPMLASILTGTLTIENIFGVPGLGDQFVRSITTNDFSVIMAITLLFSTLFIVSIFIVDILYGLIDPRIRLQGGKK; translated from the coding sequence ATGCTTAGATATACGTTAAAAAGATTGTTCTACATGATCATTTCGTTATTTATTATCATTACAATTACATTTTTTCTAATGAAGTTAATGCCTGGATCACCGTTTAACGATGAAAAGTTAAGCGAGGAACAAAAAACGATATTGAATGAAAAGTATGGTTTAAATGACCCACTGCCAATTCAATATGGAAACTACATAGCCAATGTCGTTAAAGGAGATTTTGGTAATTCTTTCCAATACGATAACCAACCTGTGTGGGACTTAATTAAGCCGAGGTTAGTGCCATCATTTCAAATGGGGCTTTTCTCAATGACAATCGGTGTAATATTAGGAGTCATTTTAGGGGTTGTTGCTGCGACCCGGCAAAATACATGGGTAGATTATCTTGCCACCTTTATATCAGTAATTGCGATATCGGTACCATCATTTGTGTTAGCGGTATTATTACAATACGTTTTTGCAGTACGCTTACAATGGTTTCCGGTAGCAGGATGGGAAGGAATCTCTACGGCAATTTTACCGTCATTAGCACTATCGGCGGTTGTCGTTGCGACTGTCGCACGTTATATTCGTGCAGAAATGATTGAAGTATTGAGCTCAGATTACATATTATTAGCTCGAGCAAAAGGAAATTCAACGCAACGCGTATTATTTGGACATGCATTGCGTAATGCGTTAATTCCAGTCATTACAATATTAGTTCCAATGTTAGCAAGTATTTTAACTGGAACGTTAACAATCGAAAACATTTTCGGTGTACCTGGATTAGGGGACCAATTCGTTCGCTCAATTACGACGAATGACTTTTCAGTTATTATGGCTATTACACTATTATTCAGTACCCTATTTATCGTATCTATTTTTATTGTCGATATTCTTTACGGTCTAATCGACCCTAGAATTCGTTTGCAAGGGGGGAAAAAGTAA
- a CDS encoding DUF2929 family protein produces the protein MKYFFTFFWAVLLLEMINFVLNSLNGGGPLNFIAPLVLAVLMVVVVALIDIAIKPETASPAKSNQK, from the coding sequence ATGAAATACTTCTTTACGTTTTTTTGGGCGGTACTCTTATTAGAGATGATAAATTTCGTATTAAACAGTTTAAATGGCGGCGGTCCACTTAACTTTATCGCACCACTTGTTTTAGCTGTACTTATGGTAGTGGTTGTTGCGTTGATTGATATCGCAATTAAACCTGAAACCGCTTCTCCTGCTAAAAGCAATCAAAAATAA
- a CDS encoding peptide ABC transporter substrate-binding protein — protein sequence MKKVKHTVKLLGALVSSVVILSACGNAEGIYDDKGQVFRKVITQDMSSLDTAKVTDNVSFDKFNQVYEGLYTAGKSDKVEPGVATGEPEVTNGGKTWTIHLRKNAKWSNGDPVTAHDFEFAWKRVLDPNTAAEYAYIMYDLKNAEAVNMGKKDVNTLGVKALDDYTLRFELTKPIPYYKEMLAFGTFLPQNEKIVKKYGERYGTSEDKSVYNGPFKVKDWAVEDKIILVKNNEYWDKQAVKLDKVNYKVLKDSQAGASLYDTESVDDTTITSEQVEKYKDDVALKKRIMPATFYLKLNQGQVPELKNQHMRLALAQAINKEDYVNSVLNNGSAVTDGFTAKGTADAPNGKDFTSQIKSPLKYDVKKAKENYEKAKKELGKDKFTMTLNTDDTPSSKISAEFIKSQIETTLPGITIKIKQFPFKQRIAREQSENYEISLSGWAPDYPDPMTFLKIMTTGNTSNNTGWGNKKYDELLKKANGELLQNAEARNQTLIEAEELLLNEAPVAPIYQKGEAHLTNPQVKGLHYHNMGGDTSLKYTYIDKSIDRKTGKKKTK from the coding sequence TTGAAAAAAGTTAAACATACAGTGAAATTACTCGGGGCACTCGTGAGTTCAGTGGTAATACTTTCTGCTTGCGGTAATGCTGAAGGCATCTATGATGATAAAGGTCAAGTGTTTCGAAAAGTGATAACACAAGATATGTCTTCACTCGATACAGCTAAAGTTACAGATAACGTTAGCTTTGATAAATTTAATCAAGTTTATGAAGGATTATATACTGCAGGTAAAAGCGACAAAGTTGAACCGGGAGTAGCGACAGGAGAACCTGAAGTAACCAATGGAGGCAAAACATGGACCATTCACTTGCGCAAAAATGCCAAATGGTCGAATGGCGACCCTGTTACTGCCCATGACTTTGAATTTGCTTGGAAGCGTGTACTAGATCCTAATACAGCGGCAGAGTACGCATATATTATGTACGATTTAAAGAATGCTGAAGCGGTAAATATGGGTAAAAAAGATGTGAATACGCTAGGGGTTAAAGCGTTAGACGATTACACATTACGTTTTGAACTTACGAAACCTATTCCTTATTACAAAGAAATGCTCGCTTTTGGGACGTTTTTACCTCAAAATGAAAAAATTGTAAAAAAATACGGAGAACGTTATGGCACATCAGAAGATAAAAGTGTTTATAATGGGCCATTTAAAGTGAAAGATTGGGCTGTAGAAGATAAAATCATTCTCGTTAAAAATAACGAATATTGGGATAAGCAAGCTGTAAAATTAGATAAGGTAAATTACAAAGTATTAAAAGACAGCCAAGCTGGGGCATCATTGTATGATACAGAATCAGTAGATGACACAACAATTACGTCTGAACAGGTGGAAAAATATAAAGACGATGTCGCATTGAAAAAGCGTATAATGCCGGCGACCTTTTATTTGAAATTGAATCAAGGGCAAGTGCCTGAATTGAAAAATCAACATATGCGTCTTGCTTTAGCACAAGCGATTAATAAAGAAGATTATGTAAATTCAGTCCTTAACAATGGATCAGCGGTGACGGATGGTTTTACGGCTAAAGGAACAGCAGATGCACCCAACGGTAAAGACTTTACAAGTCAAATTAAATCGCCTTTAAAATACGATGTAAAAAAAGCGAAAGAAAACTACGAAAAAGCGAAAAAAGAACTTGGTAAAGACAAATTTACAATGACGTTAAATACAGATGACACACCATCCTCTAAAATTTCAGCTGAATTTATAAAATCACAAATTGAAACAACGTTACCTGGTATCACGATAAAAATAAAACAATTTCCGTTTAAACAACGTATTGCACGTGAGCAAAGTGAAAACTATGAAATTTCATTATCTGGTTGGGCGCCCGACTATCCGGATCCGATGACTTTCCTTAAAATTATGACGACGGGCAACACGTCGAACAATACGGGATGGGGAAATAAAAAATATGATGAATTGCTGAAAAAAGCCAATGGAGAATTGCTTCAAAATGCTGAAGCGCGTAATCAAACGTTAATTGAGGCGGAGGAACTTTTATTAAATGAAGCACCTGTTGCACCAATATACCAAAAAGGTGAGGCGCATTTAACGAATCCTCAAGTAAAAGGATTACATTATCATAACATGGGTGGAGACACATCATTGAAATATACGTACATTGATAAATCCATTGATCGTAAAACAGGTAAAAAGAAAACGAAATAA
- a CDS encoding ABC transporter ATP-binding protein, translating to MSERVIEVNDLHVSFDIEVGEVQAVRGVDFYLNKGETLAIVGESGSGKSVTTKAITKLFQGKSGRIKKGSIIFNGEDLTQKSEKELMKLRGKEISMIFQDPMTSLNPTMKIGKQVMEPIIKHIGLSKAEAKQRAIELLELVGLKRVKERFNAYPHQFSGGQRQRIVIALALACEPKVLIADEPTTALDVTMQAQILDLMKELQQKIDTSIIFITHDLGVVANVADRVAVMYGGQMIETGDVDEIFYDPQHPYTWGLLSSMPDLDTEGSTALQAIPGSPPDLVRPPKGDAFAARSEYALAIDFKEAPPWYRVSPTHYVRSWLLDERAPKVEPPDLVKRKQRPMPNNFAKPERVERVSF from the coding sequence ATGTCAGAACGTGTAATTGAAGTGAATGACTTGCATGTCTCTTTTGATATCGAAGTAGGGGAAGTGCAAGCAGTCCGTGGCGTAGATTTTTATTTGAACAAAGGGGAAACTTTAGCAATTGTAGGTGAGTCTGGATCGGGTAAATCAGTGACGACTAAAGCGATTACTAAGCTTTTCCAAGGTAAATCGGGCCGTATTAAAAAAGGAAGTATTATTTTTAACGGAGAAGATTTGACGCAAAAATCCGAAAAAGAACTGATGAAACTTCGTGGAAAAGAGATTTCAATGATTTTTCAAGATCCAATGACGTCACTTAATCCAACGATGAAAATTGGTAAGCAAGTGATGGAACCGATTATTAAACATATCGGTTTAAGTAAAGCAGAAGCGAAACAACGTGCCATAGAGTTGTTAGAACTTGTCGGGCTTAAACGTGTTAAGGAGCGCTTCAATGCTTATCCACATCAATTTTCAGGAGGTCAACGTCAACGTATTGTCATCGCCTTAGCACTTGCTTGTGAACCTAAAGTGCTGATTGCTGACGAGCCAACAACAGCTTTAGATGTGACGATGCAAGCTCAAATTTTGGACTTAATGAAAGAATTACAACAAAAAATTGATACGTCTATCATATTCATTACACATGATTTAGGCGTAGTTGCTAATGTAGCTGATCGTGTTGCAGTGATGTATGGTGGACAAATGATAGAAACAGGGGATGTGGATGAAATTTTTTATGATCCACAACATCCGTATACGTGGGGGCTATTATCTTCTATGCCCGATTTGGATACAGAAGGTTCTACAGCACTTCAAGCCATTCCAGGTTCGCCCCCAGATTTAGTTCGACCGCCTAAAGGTGATGCTTTTGCGGCACGAAGTGAATATGCTTTGGCGATTGATTTTAAAGAAGCACCGCCATGGTATCGGGTATCACCTACACACTATGTGCGCTCTTGGCTATTAGATGAACGTGCACCTAAAGTAGAACCACCAGATTTAGTAAAACGTAAACAACGGCCAATGCCAAATAATTTTGCGAAGCCAGAACGTGTAGAAAGGGTGTCGTTCTAA
- a CDS encoding ABC transporter ATP-binding protein, with the protein MDKKDILVEVKHLKQYFNQGKHNEVRAIDDISFEIFKGETFGLVGESGSGKSTTGKAIIKLNDVTDGQVLYEGVNIQNIKKRKDLLKFNKKIQMIFQDPYASLNPRLKVMDIVAEGIDIHGLAKDKNDRKKRVYDLLETVGLRKSHANRYPHEFSGGQRQRIGIARALAVQPEFIIADEPISALDVSIQAQVVNLMQKLQREHNITFLFIAHDLSMVKYISDRIAVMHLGKIVELGPADEIYNNPLHPYTKSLLSAVPQPDPDSERTRQRFAYEGEKNPEASRELKAFTPYHFVLATEEEFKAFGRQHASHG; encoded by the coding sequence ATGGATAAAAAAGATATCTTAGTAGAAGTGAAGCATTTAAAACAGTATTTCAATCAAGGCAAGCACAACGAAGTGAGAGCCATTGATGACATTTCTTTTGAAATTTTTAAAGGGGAAACATTCGGACTAGTAGGAGAATCGGGTTCAGGTAAATCAACAACAGGTAAAGCGATCATTAAGCTCAACGATGTTACTGATGGTCAAGTGTTATATGAAGGGGTAAATATACAAAATATTAAAAAGAGAAAAGACTTATTAAAGTTCAATAAGAAAATTCAAATGATTTTCCAAGATCCGTATGCGTCACTTAATCCAAGGTTAAAAGTGATGGATATTGTGGCAGAAGGTATTGATATTCATGGGTTAGCCAAAGATAAAAATGATCGCAAAAAGCGTGTCTATGACTTGTTAGAAACAGTAGGTTTGCGTAAAAGTCATGCCAACCGATACCCTCACGAGTTTTCGGGAGGGCAACGTCAACGTATTGGTATTGCACGTGCTTTGGCCGTTCAACCAGAATTTATTATTGCTGATGAGCCGATTTCAGCTTTAGACGTATCAATTCAAGCTCAAGTGGTTAATCTAATGCAAAAACTTCAAAGAGAACATAATATTACATTTCTATTTATTGCACATGATTTGTCGATGGTGAAGTATATTTCAGATCGTATTGCTGTAATGCATTTAGGTAAGATTGTAGAACTTGGTCCAGCTGATGAAATTTACAACAACCCCTTACATCCATATACAAAATCGTTATTATCGGCAGTGCCACAACCAGATCCAGATAGTGAGCGGACACGCCAACGCTTTGCTTATGAAGGGGAGAAAAATCCTGAAGCTTCACGTGAGTTAAAAGCTTTCACACCGTATCATTTTGTATTGGCGACAGAAGAAGAGTTTAAAGCGTTTGGACGACAACATGCGTCACATGGATAG
- a CDS encoding beta-ketoacyl-ACP synthase III: MNVGIKGFGAYAPERVVDNAYFESYLDTSDEWISQMTGIKERRWADKDEQTSDLAYEASVRAIEDAGIDKDEIDMVIVATSTGDHRFPTVANMLQHRLGLNKVASVDQLAACTGFMYGIVTARAYVLSGDYKNILVVGADRLSGITDLEDRSTAILFGDGAGAAIIGEVSENRGILSYELGSDGIGGKYLYQEKGTDFIRMNGREVFKFAVRIMGDSSLRVVEKANLQPDDIDLFIPHQANIRIMESARQRLNIPKEKMSVSVNKYGNTSAASIPLSISDELKAGRIKDDDVLVLVGFGGGLTWGSLVIRWGK, from the coding sequence ATGAATGTAGGAATTAAAGGATTTGGAGCTTATGCACCAGAACGCGTTGTTGATAACGCGTACTTCGAGTCGTACCTTGATACATCAGATGAATGGATTTCCCAAATGACTGGGATTAAAGAACGAAGATGGGCAGATAAAGATGAACAAACATCGGATCTCGCATATGAAGCCAGTGTGCGTGCGATAGAAGATGCAGGCATTGATAAAGATGAAATAGACATGGTTATTGTGGCAACTTCAACTGGAGATCACCGTTTTCCAACAGTAGCCAATATGCTTCAACACCGATTAGGTTTAAATAAAGTAGCCTCTGTAGATCAACTCGCAGCATGTACAGGATTTATGTACGGTATCGTGACTGCAAGAGCTTATGTATTATCTGGAGACTATAAAAACATTTTAGTAGTAGGCGCAGACAGATTGTCTGGTATTACTGATTTAGAAGATCGCTCTACAGCTATTTTATTTGGAGATGGAGCTGGAGCGGCTATTATTGGCGAAGTATCAGAGAACCGTGGTATTCTTAGTTATGAATTGGGTTCTGATGGTATTGGAGGCAAGTACTTATATCAAGAAAAAGGTACTGACTTTATCCGTATGAACGGACGAGAAGTATTCAAATTTGCGGTACGTATCATGGGAGATTCTTCTTTACGTGTGGTAGAAAAAGCGAATTTACAACCAGATGATATTGATTTATTCATTCCACATCAAGCGAACATCCGCATTATGGAGTCAGCGAGACAAAGATTAAACATTCCAAAAGAAAAAATGAGTGTCTCGGTGAATAAGTATGGCAATACTTCGGCAGCATCGATTCCATTAAGCATTTCTGATGAATTAAAAGCTGGTCGAATTAAAGATGACGATGTGCTCGTATTAGTTGGCTTTGGAGGCGGACTAACTTGGGGCTCACTAGTGATTCGATGGGGTAAATAG
- the opp3C gene encoding oligopeptide ABC transporter permease, with amino-acid sequence MTKETRMLPKDDHSGATVAQTSGIMNEDFIRTGAPDDSEQAFQREGRTFWQDAWSQLTRNKLAVVGMIGLIIILILAIVGPLISSHDYAEQDVERRNLPPKIAVLDQIPFLPFDGEGIDGNAYEKANVKQNFWFGTDQLGRDIWSRTWQGAQVSLFIGLVAALLDIFIGVIYGAISGYFGGRIDTIMQRIIEIISSIPTLIVVILFVLIFEPSIWTIILAMAITGWIGMSRVVRGEFLKLKNQEFVLASRTLGTSNLKLIFKHILPNTLGAIIVTSMFTVPNAIFFEAFLSFIGIGVPAPQTSLGSLVNEGRAMLLIHPHQLFIPAFILSLLILFFYLFSDGLRDAFDPKMRK; translated from the coding sequence ATGACGAAAGAAACACGTATGTTACCAAAAGATGATCATTCGGGTGCAACTGTTGCACAAACATCGGGCATTATGAATGAAGATTTTATTCGCACTGGTGCACCTGATGATAGTGAACAAGCGTTTCAAAGAGAAGGACGTACATTTTGGCAAGATGCTTGGTCACAATTAACGCGCAATAAGCTAGCAGTTGTAGGGATGATTGGCTTAATCATCATATTGATTTTAGCTATCGTAGGACCGTTAATTAGTTCACACGACTATGCTGAACAAGATGTTGAAAGACGAAACTTACCACCTAAAATTGCTGTGTTAGATCAAATTCCGTTTTTACCATTTGATGGTGAAGGAATAGACGGCAATGCTTATGAAAAAGCGAACGTAAAACAAAATTTCTGGTTTGGGACAGATCAACTTGGACGTGATATTTGGTCTCGAACTTGGCAAGGTGCACAAGTATCACTTTTCATTGGTCTCGTTGCAGCGCTTTTAGATATTTTTATCGGTGTCATTTACGGTGCCATTTCTGGATACTTTGGCGGACGTATCGACACCATTATGCAACGTATTATCGAAATTATTTCATCTATCCCAACGCTTATCGTCGTGATTTTATTCGTATTAATTTTTGAACCTTCGATATGGACGATTATTTTGGCGATGGCCATCACCGGATGGATTGGTATGAGTCGTGTTGTACGTGGAGAATTCTTAAAATTGAAAAATCAAGAGTTTGTACTTGCTTCTCGCACACTAGGCACATCTAATCTAAAGTTGATTTTCAAACATATTTTACCTAATACATTAGGCGCAATTATTGTAACATCTATGTTTACAGTGCCAAACGCTATTTTCTTTGAAGCTTTCTTAAGCTTTATCGGTATCGGTGTCCCTGCACCACAAACATCACTAGGCTCATTAGTAAATGAAGGGCGTGCGATGCTATTAATTCATCCACATCAATTATTTATTCCAGCATTTATTTTAAGTTTGTTAATTTTATTCTTTTACTTATTTAGTGATGGTTTGAGAGATGCATTTGACCCTAAAATGCGAAAATAA